The Astyanax mexicanus isolate ESR-SI-001 unplaced genomic scaffold, AstMex3_surface scaffold_34, whole genome shotgun sequence sequence atattaaataaacattggCTGTGTTAAGTGGGATAAATATTGTGAATATAAATTAAATGTGGCACGAgtaagaatgttgtaaatccactgtaaaaaatgtatttttaataaatttaatttattcttgagccagatttttttaatttaaggcaGTTTAACAAGAGCTGAACATTTGATTTTCAAAAAACAaacttatttagtgttttttgataaaataaaaaataaacaaaatacagactgatagctagctagctgtgaGCTTCTTAGTTACCTTACCTAGTTACCTTAGCAGAGAAGTGTGAACTTGTCcagaatattacatttttaatgtagttatttattgttttgataaataaaaatcataatttgATGATATATGAGGCGGtggttatttatctgtttgtgtaAATAGGATATGTGGCTAGTTAGCTAAGTATGCTAAGCCCTAAAGCAATTTCCCCTAATTTTACCTCAGAGCAGAAAAGGCGCCAAACCCGAGCCGCGCGCGCCGCTCGTCCTCGCGCCCGCGGCTCTGTGGCTTTTTCTCCtgtagttagccagctagctaaccccGCTCCCTCACACAGTTATTCAGCCGAATCGGGACGAATTATCAGATTTTGGGTTAAATCTGCAGGGTTTCGTGTCTGAAAAAGCTtcaataaatgattaatttagtTACTAGAGCTGCGGAGACCAGGGTGAGTTCAGATTTTCTTCAGGATTATATGAaacttttccgttccaccttaaatagtgccgCGGCGCGCCTGCGCTGGCCTCAAGCTAATACATCTCACTAATTACTGtaactgcagcatttaaggtggaacggataaatacaattaaaaaccaTTCCTGACAGAAAACAAATTAACTTTCTTACCTTAAATAGGAGTAGaaattttttatttgtcttttggTTCTAGCTAACTCTATCTAGAACTGTCCGTTGATTTAAACACTTTCAGAGCTCAGTATTtttacataaacacataaaacatattacaaattaatataaagatacatataaaatataaatgtttgtgttTAATATATGTCCATCAACACAGATCAATTACAtgattcattaaataaaaaacagtaaaggaaaatacatgcagctctggaaaaaaaatgaagagatcacttcagtttctgaatcagtttctctgattttgctatttataggtttatgtttgagtaaaatgaacattgttgttttattctataaactacagacaacatttctcccacattacaaataaaaatattctcatttagagcatttatttacagaaaatgagaaatgactgaaataacaaaaaagatgcagagctttcagacctcaaataatacaaagaaaacaagttcatattcataaagttttaatagttcagaaataatcaatatttggtatacCTTTAtaccaatcctggtgcaaaaatcaggcatatatatatatcatatagagATTGAAGAGGTTGAAATTTCTACTCgttattaattatttgttttatacttattttaataatacaaatCAGAACATCTTTTCTTGTACAGTTTGTTGTCTTATATTTTAGTGTTCTGCCTTATCCTGAATTATGTTTTAGTGATGAAAAAtgaagattaaataaataaataaaatagaatatgtatTATTTGCCTTTTTATCTCCATAACAGTTAAATTATTAGAAatcatttacctataaatagcaaaataaaaaaaaactgatttagcaACTGCAGTGGTTTCTcatttctttcagagctgtataatgcatGGTAAAAGTTGTACAATACTGTGACACTAATTAAGCATGTCttagaatataaaaaatgtgGTTCATAGCTTTAATGTTTTTATCTGTATGTAAGAtctcaccagttttttttttttgcacaggtaATTTAATATGGCAGAATAAATATTAAACAACATATAGAATTGGGGCTGAAGTACCAGGGAAGTGTGATGGGAAAGGACAGGTTTGAAAGTGGTAAGTAGAAATATTTATGCATTCTACCAGTAGTTTTTCAGACAGTAATTAAAACCTTAAATAGAAATGCATGGATAAATCAAAAAAggcaacaacaaaacaaatgtcAACTGATAGTCAATGAAGGAAGTGTTTCTGCATTAAATGTGTATCTATGTATTGcatttagggctgcaacaattagtcaatataatcacagatgtcgattatttaaatttgctgacaaatattattgtcgactaattgtcAACTAGTCTGTCTCTCCAAAAGTtcccaaacacaacatattatatatttacttaataagaatcagtactttccacgtttaaacaacatctagacatttaaatgtcttttaaatctcatgttcagctgtttttagaCCTATCGTTTTAGAATTGTAGGACATGGCACAAATAACCATTGAccaatcgactaatcaaaaaaataattatcagattagtcgactaccaaaatactcattagttgcagccctaattgcattattttatttctcaATTATTACATTTTGCATAACTGGACATAAATAAGACACCTTCAGacaaactaaagaaacaaaaacacattatttgcCCAAGTTCACACATTTGCTTCAGCATGCTGTTGAGGAACAGGGTTGAGGAACCCTTCGCCCACACAGTTTCTGTTGTAGTGGATCGAATTCACAACCTAGGCACACTTCCAACCCAGACACTCAAAACCAATATAAAAATTCTGTCTCATATTAATGTCAAGGTTTAATATCCTCAGATGATTGTGTTGaggtttattttttctcttttagacTGGaggtacttttttacatttttgactaTGTTTCTTGCTGTTTGTCACAAGGTCTGTTATTGAAGGTCTGTAGGTCCTTAAAGACGGTTGTGAAACCTTGTGGCCCTGTACTCTATTTATCCAGATTACTCGTCCACGTGTTTAAGCTCCACCAAAAGACAGAAGTCCACAACAAACTATCTTAAAAGAACATTTAAActgcatattatatattatatactaatatatttacATACTCATACTTTGTAATATACATAGCCTTTTATACATTTCTGGTTCAACATAATACAAGATTAACCGTAGTTTAAAGTCCACTCGCACTTTCTTTACGCCTTCGTCCATGCCTGATCTCTTGCCAAAGAGTGAAGGGCGTCTCTGACATTTTTCCAGTCAAATCAAGCAAAACAAAAGCCTTACAGTAGGTGTTTGTTCTGTAATTCCAAATTCTGACATTTTCAGCTGTATGTTTGGTGTCTGGCTGAGTTTAACTCAACTCAATGCAACtcataccccaggaccccctaagaaatTCTGTTTGGATAGGACTCAGTTTTTAACTTGTGATTATCGATGGTTTCTGTAATTTCCGTCGCGATAAacgttaaaataaattaaatatgtgaTTGTCATTTTTAATTAACTTTTACAGTTTTAGAAGCTTAAATAATGTGAAATTTTCAAGGAGGTCCTTTCAGGTGGTGCTTAGCCTTTAAACGAAAAGGATATGTTAGCGctaaagtagatagatagatactttattgagtGCAAGTGGACATGTACCGTAACAcgtaatgtatttatatttcttCAGATTTTAATGTTGGTAATTCCTCCCACACTCTAAGCGGTGAAACAGATTCGGTCTTGATTGAATGTGCTGGTGAATTTGGAGGTGACTCTGTAATCTGAAACTCATCCCACACTTTTGAGCACTGATCCGGTTTCTCCTCAGTGTGAACGCTCAGGTGTTTTTTGAGGGAACTGCTCTTTCTAAAATTCACCCCACACTCGggacagtaatacggtttctctcctgtgtgaattcgcttATGCGTTTTGAGAGTATTGATCTTTCTAAAACTctgtccacactctgagcactgatacggtttctccccagtgtgaacacgctggtgttTTTTCAGAGTACTAATCTTTCTAAAGCTCGTGCCACATTCTGAGCACTGGTACGGTTTCTCGCCTGTGTGAATCCTCAGGTGTTTTTTGAGGGCACTGTTCTTTCTAAAACTCATGCCGCACTCcaagcagtaatacggtttctctccgatGTGAACACACTGGTGTTTTTTTAGGGTACCTCTCTTTCTAAAACCtgttccacactctgagcaacgatgcagtttctctccagtgtgaatgcgctggtgtgcttGGAGAGTACTATGCTGATTAAAGCTTGTTCCACACTCTAAGCATTGatatggtttttctcctgtgtgaatatgGTGGTGTCTCTGGAGATCGCcatgttgattaaaactcttcccgcattcagagcactgatacggtttctctccagtgtgaatgcgctggtgctttTTGAGAGAACTCCGCTGATTAAAGCTCTTTGCACACTctaaacagtgatacggtttctctcctgtgtgaatgcgctggtgtcttcgAAGGTCGCTCTGTTGGTGGAAACCCTTCCCGCAATCTGAACAcagatatggtttctctccagtgtgaacgcttTGGTTAGTTTGGACATCGTTCTGTCCGCTCTTCGAGGAGGGATACGTTTTCTCTCCtctgtgaatgcgctgatgtgtttgAAGGGAACTCAGTTggttaaaactctttccacaatctgaacagtaatacggtttctctccagtgtgaatgcgttgatGTCTGTTGAGGGTGCCACTTTCTctgaaactctttccacactctgagcagcgaaacggtttctctccggtgtgaatgcgctggtgtttttggagattaCTCTggcgattaaaactctttccgcaTTCCGGGC is a genomic window containing:
- the LOC125780499 gene encoding zinc finger protein 501-like, whose translation is MLSSDEIKCENVVSIIYTPPEQPKINAGKGNSHHCADCGKSFLKPSALQIHQRVHTGEKPYQCSDCGMSFRKSGALKTHQLIHTGERPYHCSQCEMTFRDSGNLKKHQRIHTGEKPHYCPECGKSFNRQSNLQKHQRIHTGEKPFRCSECGKSFRESGTLNRHQRIHTGEKPYYCSDCGKSFNQLSSLQTHQRIHRGEKTYPSSKSGQNDVQTNQSVHTGEKPYLCSDCGKGFHQQSDLRRHQRIHTGEKPYHCLECAKSFNQRSSLKKHQRIHTGEKPYQCSECGKSFNQHGDLQRHHHIHTGEKPYQCLECGTSFNQHSTLQAHQRIHTGEKLHRCSECGTGFRKRGTLKKHQCVHIGEKPYYCLECGMSFRKNSALKKHLRIHTGEKPYQCSECGTSFRKISTLKKHQRVHTGEKPYQCSECGQSFRKINTLKTHKRIHTGEKPYYCPECGVNFRKSSSLKKHLSVHTEEKPDQCSKVWDEFQITESPPNSPAHSIKTESVSPLRVWEELPTLKSEEI